One Myxococcota bacterium DNA segment encodes these proteins:
- a CDS encoding tetratricopeptide repeat protein: MIRSTATTLALSLSVLLWLGAAASAEEITPPWDEQSVLSDPEWRKRFLGSYGFLSGAEPSVSGTELELLREVIDLMQANPRAAEARLVGVSGGTSSAALDFVLANLQFQNGNTEKAAKTYELALSKFPDFRRAHKNLGLVRVQGGDFAGAAEHLARAVELGDRDGKNFGLLGYCHLNLENYVAAEEAYRSAILQEPETQDWQLGLARALLSMEKYEEAAAHFSSLIEKNPQDATLWLLQANAYVGLEKPEEAAVNLEAVRLLGKAQTSSLVLLGDIYMNAGMPEFAKSAYLEVVRTDQSGTQFHAAYRAADLLIRTGSHRDAEEVLASIDKRYESLSKDDELKVLTLKAKVARALGRKKEAANLLESIVGRDGTRGEALLELARYRKGQGEVDRALLLLERAQNLDGFEYAALLERAQLLVTRSDYTNAAQLLREALQIRDEPRVQRFLARVEEAARGT, translated from the coding sequence ATGATTCGATCGACTGCCACCACCCTCGCGCTGTCGCTCAGCGTCTTGCTCTGGCTCGGGGCTGCGGCCTCCGCTGAGGAGATCACGCCGCCCTGGGACGAGCAGAGCGTCCTCAGCGACCCCGAATGGCGGAAGCGCTTCCTCGGGAGCTACGGCTTTCTCTCCGGAGCGGAGCCGAGTGTCTCGGGCACCGAGCTCGAGCTGCTGCGCGAGGTGATCGACCTGATGCAGGCGAACCCGCGCGCCGCCGAGGCGCGCCTGGTGGGCGTCTCGGGCGGCACCAGCAGCGCAGCCCTCGATTTCGTGCTGGCCAATCTCCAGTTCCAGAACGGGAACACCGAGAAGGCCGCGAAGACCTACGAGCTGGCCCTGTCGAAGTTCCCCGACTTCCGGCGGGCCCACAAGAACCTCGGACTCGTGCGCGTGCAGGGCGGTGACTTCGCCGGCGCCGCAGAGCACCTGGCTCGCGCGGTCGAACTCGGCGATCGAGACGGCAAGAACTTCGGCCTGCTCGGCTACTGCCATCTGAATCTCGAGAACTACGTGGCTGCGGAGGAGGCCTACCGCAGCGCGATCCTGCAGGAGCCCGAGACCCAGGACTGGCAGCTGGGGCTCGCCCGCGCCCTCCTGTCCATGGAGAAGTACGAGGAGGCGGCGGCCCACTTCAGCTCCCTGATCGAGAAGAACCCCCAGGACGCGACGCTCTGGCTGCTCCAGGCGAACGCCTACGTCGGCCTCGAGAAGCCGGAAGAGGCCGCGGTGAATCTCGAGGCGGTCCGGCTGCTCGGGAAGGCGCAGACGAGCAGTCTGGTGCTGCTCGGCGACATCTACATGAACGCCGGCATGCCCGAGTTCGCGAAGAGCGCCTACCTCGAAGTGGTGCGGACCGACCAGTCGGGGACCCAGTTCCACGCCGCCTACCGCGCAGCGGATCTGCTGATCCGCACGGGATCCCACCGCGATGCCGAGGAGGTCCTGGCCTCGATCGACAAGCGCTACGAGAGCCTCTCGAAGGACGACGAGTTGAAGGTGCTCACGCTGAAGGCGAAGGTGGCGCGCGCGCTGGGACGGAAGAAGGAAGCCGCGAACTTGCTGGAGTCGATCGTCGGTCGCGACGGCACGCGTGGCGAGGCACTCCTCGAACTCGCGCGCTATCGCAAGGGCCAGGGCGAGGTCGACCGCGCCCTGCTGCTGCTGGAGCGCGCGCAGAACCTCGATGGCTTCGAGTACGCCGCGCTGCTGGAGCGCGCGCAGCTGCTCGTCACGCGCAGCGACTACACGAACGCCGCTCAGCTGCTGCGCGAGGCGCTGCAGATTCGCGACGAGCCTCGGGTGCAGCGGTTCCTGGCGCGCGTCGAGGAAGCCGCACGCGGCACCTGA
- a CDS encoding PstS family phosphate ABC transporter substrate-binding protein — translation MKSALRLGFVALGTLLLAASASARDQIRIVGSSTVYPFATAAAEEFGRSSEFKTPIIESTGTGGGMKLFCAGVGVEHPDVTNASRRIKQSEVDLCAKNGVESITEIKIGYDGIVLASSKKTARQTLTLRQIFLALAKEVPAPNGELIPNPNKTWKDVDPSLPDIKIEVLGPPPTSGTRDAFNELALEGGCKTFPDLKALKGKDKSKYKQVCRSVREDGAYVEAGENDNLIVQKLVANPNALGIFGFSFLDQNADRIQGSLVGDVEPTFENIADGKYPVSRSLYIYVKNAHADSIPGIRDFIAEFTSEKALGDLGYLADRGLIPAPKAERMKYRADAESLTSLKLAAGH, via the coding sequence TTGAAGTCCGCACTCCGCCTCGGGTTCGTCGCGCTCGGAACCCTGCTGCTCGCCGCTTCCGCCTCGGCGCGGGACCAGATTCGCATCGTCGGGTCTTCCACGGTCTACCCCTTCGCGACGGCCGCGGCCGAGGAGTTCGGCCGCAGCAGCGAGTTCAAGACCCCCATCATCGAGAGCACCGGCACCGGCGGCGGGATGAAGCTGTTCTGTGCTGGCGTCGGCGTCGAGCACCCTGACGTGACCAACGCATCACGCCGGATCAAGCAGTCGGAGGTCGATCTCTGCGCGAAGAACGGCGTCGAGTCGATCACCGAGATCAAGATCGGATACGACGGGATCGTGCTGGCCAGCTCGAAGAAGACGGCGCGGCAGACGCTGACCCTCCGCCAGATCTTCCTCGCGCTCGCGAAGGAAGTTCCGGCGCCGAACGGCGAGCTGATTCCGAACCCGAACAAGACCTGGAAGGACGTAGACCCGAGCCTTCCCGACATCAAGATCGAAGTGCTCGGACCGCCGCCGACCTCGGGTACCCGAGACGCCTTCAACGAGCTCGCTCTCGAAGGAGGCTGCAAGACCTTCCCCGATCTCAAGGCGCTCAAGGGCAAAGACAAGTCGAAGTACAAGCAGGTGTGCCGATCGGTGCGCGAGGACGGGGCCTACGTCGAGGCCGGTGAGAACGACAATCTGATCGTCCAGAAACTCGTGGCCAACCCCAACGCCCTCGGCATCTTCGGCTTCAGCTTCCTCGACCAGAACGCGGACCGGATCCAGGGCAGCCTCGTCGGGGATGTCGAGCCGACCTTCGAGAACATCGCTGATGGGAAATACCCCGTGTCGCGTTCCCTTTACATCTACGTGAAGAACGCCCACGCCGATTCGATCCCCGGGATTCGCGACTTCATTGCCGAGTTCACGAGCGAGAAAGCGCTCGGCGATCTCGGGTACCTCGCCGATCGCGGCTTGATTCCCGCCCCGAAGGCAGAGCGGATGAAGTACCGTGCCGATGCGGAGAGCCTGACCTCACTCAAGCTCGCCGCCGGTCACTGA
- a CDS encoding MotA/TolQ/ExbB proton channel family protein, producing the protein MNTRSCLLVIFAALCLSAPALAQSFDGAQSEIDGRLERALRELRDTRARIAKEKIPLSRTVSQLEQQVLELRRDRDGLLKVRDSRTIDLTSLRKQVDSLSGQEDFIDSRLDEFVRDFESRLDISETALYEPKTSAARLAKKNPELDAGGVRGAQLDVVKAGLERLGAQLGGQVFAGEALSPDGVLTAGNFIALGPTVFYASSDGEVSGLVENQLNAADPVVVPLPGGFAGDIVQVANTGTGLLPLDATLGKALKVEKARKTLFQYIDDGGAVGYVILGLGLAALALTVFKAMEILGFQVAEAEQVDGVLRELSKGNLEAAAWEAERVDGVAGEMLQTGVANAGEKRGVIEELLFEKILRVRPSLERFLPFLAITAAAAPLLGLLGTVIGMIRTFQLITIFGTGDAKSLSSGISEALITTALGLIVAIPTLIMHGALSRMAKRKLGLLEELSVAFVNGATAIRRGPAPAPPDATSPPSGAIARTLSARLADD; encoded by the coding sequence ATGAACACGCGATCCTGTCTTCTGGTGATCTTCGCGGCGCTGTGTCTGAGCGCACCCGCGCTCGCTCAGTCCTTCGACGGGGCCCAGAGCGAAATCGACGGCCGCCTCGAGCGCGCCCTCCGCGAGCTGCGCGACACCCGCGCGCGAATCGCGAAGGAGAAGATCCCGCTCTCGCGCACCGTGTCTCAGCTGGAGCAGCAGGTGCTCGAGCTGCGCCGCGATCGCGACGGTCTCTTGAAAGTGCGTGACAGCCGCACCATCGACTTGACGTCTCTGCGCAAGCAGGTGGACTCCCTGTCCGGGCAAGAGGACTTCATCGACAGCCGCCTCGACGAGTTCGTCCGCGACTTCGAGAGCCGGCTCGACATCTCGGAAACCGCGCTCTACGAGCCCAAGACGAGCGCCGCGCGTCTCGCGAAGAAGAACCCGGAGCTCGACGCCGGCGGCGTCCGCGGAGCCCAGCTCGACGTGGTGAAGGCCGGACTCGAACGGCTGGGCGCCCAGCTCGGGGGCCAGGTGTTCGCAGGCGAAGCCCTGAGCCCGGATGGCGTGTTGACCGCGGGCAACTTCATCGCCCTCGGTCCGACCGTCTTCTACGCGAGTTCCGACGGGGAGGTCAGCGGGCTGGTCGAGAACCAGTTGAACGCGGCGGACCCCGTGGTCGTGCCCCTGCCGGGTGGTTTCGCCGGTGACATCGTCCAGGTCGCGAACACCGGCACCGGTCTCCTCCCCCTCGACGCCACGCTCGGCAAGGCCCTCAAAGTCGAGAAGGCGCGGAAGACCCTGTTCCAGTACATCGATGATGGCGGGGCCGTCGGCTACGTGATTCTCGGGCTCGGCCTGGCGGCCCTGGCGCTGACGGTCTTCAAGGCGATGGAGATCCTCGGCTTCCAGGTGGCCGAGGCCGAGCAGGTCGACGGCGTGCTCCGCGAGCTCTCGAAGGGCAACCTCGAGGCCGCCGCCTGGGAGGCCGAGCGCGTCGACGGCGTAGCGGGCGAGATGCTCCAGACCGGCGTCGCCAACGCGGGCGAGAAGCGCGGTGTGATCGAGGAGCTGCTCTTCGAGAAGATCCTGCGCGTACGGCCGTCGCTCGAACGCTTCCTGCCGTTCTTGGCGATCACCGCCGCCGCGGCGCCGCTACTGGGTCTGCTGGGCACGGTCATCGGCATGATCCGGACCTTCCAGCTCATCACGATCTTCGGTACCGGCGACGCGAAGAGCCTGTCCTCCGGTATCTCCGAGGCGCTGATCACCACGGCCCTCGGCCTGATCGTCGCGATCCCCACCTTGATCATGCACGGCGCCCTGTCGCGCATGGCGAAGCGGAAGCTGGGCCTGCTCGAGGAGCTGTCGGTCGCCTTCGTCAACGGCGCCACGGCGATCCGGCGCGGGCCGGCGCCCGCCCCGCCGGACGCGACGTCGCCTCCCTCGGGAGCGATCGCGCGCACGCTGAGCGCGCGGCTCGCGGATGACTAG
- a CDS encoding DUF3450 family protein — protein sequence MKAKTSAWVCCVLGLALPAQAQNNVGDFRAKLSKWVETRQIVSEERSDWEAEQESLRSTRDLLRQQKKILDAEIQELEASSTTVDDERRDLLLQRGEYQRANAALESEIRGLEEEVLALAPLFPEPLQKRLEPLLVQIPEDPDLTKLQLGQRMMNVLGVMAQAEKWNSTATFLGETRAVGGGDRKVQVRTLYWGLGQAIYVDAQGETAGIARPGANGWVFTDEPDLAEDAALLLDIYEGNVDTIEFVPMPVQAN from the coding sequence GTGAAGGCGAAGACCAGCGCGTGGGTGTGTTGTGTTCTCGGACTGGCGCTGCCCGCCCAGGCCCAGAACAACGTGGGCGATTTCCGGGCGAAGCTATCCAAGTGGGTGGAGACCCGTCAGATCGTTTCGGAAGAGCGGTCGGACTGGGAGGCCGAGCAGGAGTCCCTGCGCTCGACCCGGGATCTCCTGCGCCAGCAGAAGAAGATCCTCGACGCCGAGATCCAGGAGCTCGAGGCGTCGTCTACCACGGTCGACGACGAGCGACGCGACCTGCTGCTGCAGCGCGGCGAATACCAGCGCGCGAACGCGGCCCTCGAGTCCGAGATCCGCGGCCTCGAAGAAGAGGTGCTCGCGCTGGCGCCGCTGTTTCCCGAGCCGCTGCAGAAGCGGCTCGAGCCGCTCCTCGTCCAGATCCCCGAAGACCCGGACCTGACGAAGCTCCAGCTGGGCCAGCGGATGATGAACGTACTCGGCGTGATGGCCCAAGCCGAGAAGTGGAACAGCACGGCCACCTTCCTCGGCGAGACCCGCGCAGTCGGAGGCGGCGATCGCAAAGTCCAGGTGCGCACCCTCTACTGGGGTCTGGGCCAGGCGATCTACGTGGACGCCCAGGGCGAGACCGCCGGGATCGCGCGTCCCGGTGCGAACGGTTGGGTCTTCACCGATGAGCCCGACCTCGCGGAAGATGCCGCCCTTCTCCTCGACATCTACGAGGGGAACGTCGACACGATCGAGTTCGTTCCGATGCCGGTGCAAGCCAACTGA
- a CDS encoding histidine phosphatase family protein, with translation MNTVWLLRHAKSSWSDADASDHERTLNARGRDAARRIGRHLETRGARFDAVLCSSAVRTRETAEILATELGAWPGFEPEPDLYLAEPSTLLGRLEALPASVDAALVIAHNPGIAALAVHLARRGERAQRERLRSKFPTAALAQIELEGSWSEIGNGGRLVHFAVPRELPPPSEDGQPLPGVG, from the coding sequence ATGAACACCGTCTGGCTGCTGCGACACGCGAAGTCGAGCTGGTCCGACGCCGACGCCTCGGACCACGAGCGGACGCTCAACGCGCGCGGTCGCGACGCGGCCCGCCGGATCGGCCGTCATCTCGAGACCCGCGGCGCACGCTTCGACGCGGTGCTGTGCTCGTCCGCCGTGCGCACCCGCGAGACGGCCGAAATCCTGGCGACCGAGCTCGGCGCATGGCCCGGGTTCGAACCCGAGCCTGACCTCTACCTCGCCGAGCCCTCGACCCTGCTCGGTCGTCTCGAGGCGCTACCGGCTTCCGTCGACGCTGCGCTCGTGATTGCGCACAACCCGGGAATCGCCGCGCTGGCGGTTCACCTGGCCCGGCGCGGAGAAAGAGCGCAACGCGAGCGCCTGCGCAGCAAGTTCCCGACGGCGGCGCTGGCACAGATCGAGCTCGAGGGATCCTGGTCCGAGATCGGGAACGGTGGGCGCTTGGTCCACTTCGCGGTGCCGCGCGAGCTGCCCCCACCGTCGGAGGATGGCCAGCCGCTCCCCGGCGTGGGTTAG
- a CDS encoding arsenate reductase ArsC yields MAIPKNVLFLCTGNSARSVLAECLLRRLGEPDGIASYSAGSHPKDAPHPQTLALLEAKGYDTSDLRSKSWDEFAAEGAPPIDLVITVCDSARDETCPIWPHGPIATHWGIPDPAAAQGSEAEIARAFEAAYAAMERRIERFLALPRRLTGNDLERELHAIGNETDEG; encoded by the coding sequence ATGGCCATTCCGAAGAACGTGCTCTTCCTCTGCACGGGCAACTCCGCGCGCAGCGTCCTCGCCGAGTGCCTGCTGCGGCGTCTGGGTGAGCCCGACGGCATAGCTTCCTACAGCGCGGGGAGCCATCCGAAGGACGCGCCCCATCCCCAGACGCTCGCTCTGCTCGAGGCGAAGGGATACGACACGAGCGACCTGCGCTCGAAGAGCTGGGACGAGTTCGCGGCCGAGGGTGCGCCACCGATCGACCTGGTGATCACCGTCTGCGACTCGGCCCGCGATGAGACATGTCCCATCTGGCCCCATGGGCCGATTGCGACTCACTGGGGAATCCCAGATCCGGCGGCCGCGCAGGGCAGCGAAGCCGAGATCGCGCGTGCCTTCGAAGCTGCGTACGCCGCGATGGAGCGCCGCATCGAGCGCTTCCTCGCCTTGCCGCGCCGCCTAACAGGCAACGACCTGGAGCGCGAACTGCACGCGATTGGCAACGAGACCGACGAGGGCTAG
- a CDS encoding MotA/TolQ/ExbB proton channel family protein codes for MTRILDIWLSGGWVMIPLFAVAVLIYAQAFQLVLYVRRTKISQKGGAHWFQWVSAPESADEGNVADIIRYTQADVRSAKQIRNRFDEVRLGIVSLIDRRTKFVGTLVAAAPLLGLLGTVLGMLQTFFGISTSGGAETAGVVASGISEALVTTQTGLTIALPGLFLVMIIQRQRHEIEASLARLESLTLSHFKFD; via the coding sequence ATGACTAGGATTCTCGACATCTGGCTGTCGGGCGGCTGGGTGATGATCCCGCTCTTCGCGGTCGCCGTGCTGATCTACGCCCAGGCGTTCCAGCTCGTGCTCTACGTGCGGCGCACGAAGATCTCGCAGAAGGGCGGGGCGCACTGGTTCCAGTGGGTGAGCGCCCCGGAGTCGGCCGACGAAGGCAACGTCGCCGACATCATCCGCTACACCCAGGCCGACGTCCGCTCGGCGAAGCAGATCCGCAACCGCTTTGACGAGGTGCGACTCGGCATTGTCTCGCTGATCGACCGGCGCACGAAGTTCGTCGGCACCCTGGTGGCCGCGGCCCCGCTGCTCGGGTTGCTCGGTACGGTGCTCGGCATGCTCCAGACCTTCTTCGGGATCTCGACCAGCGGCGGCGCCGAGACCGCCGGCGTCGTGGCCTCGGGCATCTCCGAAGCGCTCGTCACGACCCAGACGGGCCTCACGATCGCGCTCCCGGGGCTCTTCCTGGTGATGATCATCCAGCGACAGCGCCACGAGATCGAAGCGTCCCTGGCGCGCCTCGAGAGCCTCACGCTCAGCCATTTCAAGTTCGACTGA
- a CDS encoding biopolymer transporter ExbD — protein sequence MPNRTLLSEQEEETEINLSPMIDCIFILLIFFIVTTVFVEEPGVEIAKPDATVDADLEKNSIIIAITTDNKVVYGGKELGVAGVGARVRQLLSRDELPVIIQADSRADHGVFSDVWSEVKNAGAKKISLSTRND from the coding sequence GTGCCGAACCGGACTCTACTGAGCGAGCAGGAGGAGGAGACGGAGATCAATCTGTCTCCGATGATCGACTGCATCTTCATCCTGCTGATCTTCTTCATCGTGACCACCGTCTTCGTCGAAGAGCCCGGCGTCGAGATCGCAAAACCCGACGCCACCGTCGACGCGGATCTCGAGAAGAACAGCATCATCATCGCCATCACGACCGACAACAAGGTCGTCTACGGCGGTAAGGAGCTGGGCGTCGCCGGCGTGGGCGCGCGCGTCCGCCAGCTGCTCAGTCGGGACGAGCTCCCGGTGATCATTCAGGCCGATTCTCGCGCCGACCACGGCGTCTTCTCGGACGTCTGGAGCGAGGTGAAGAACGCGGGCGCGAAGAAGATCAGCCTCTCGACGCGCAACGACTGA
- a CDS encoding biopolymer transporter ExbD has protein sequence MPKRSILDEEDNTEINLSPMIDCIFILLIFFIVTTVFVEEKGLQADKPDVAAAASFEESENVTLEITAESKVLYDGQEVNLAEIAGLVKAGVSDPETPVTIRAHEKASHGVFVAVWDAARRGGAVALSFNTVN, from the coding sequence ATGCCGAAGCGCAGCATCCTCGATGAAGAAGACAACACCGAGATCAATCTGTCTCCGATGATCGATTGCATCTTCATTCTGTTGATCTTCTTCATCGTGACGACGGTCTTCGTCGAAGAGAAAGGGCTCCAGGCGGACAAGCCCGACGTGGCGGCGGCCGCTTCCTTCGAGGAGTCGGAGAACGTCACGCTCGAGATCACCGCCGAAAGCAAGGTGCTCTACGACGGGCAGGAAGTGAATCTCGCGGAGATCGCCGGTCTCGTGAAAGCCGGCGTTTCCGACCCGGAGACGCCGGTGACGATTCGCGCCCACGAGAAGGCGAGCCACGGCGTGTTCGTGGCCGTCTGGGACGCCGCCCGCCGCGGCGGCGCGGTCGCGTTGAGCTTCAACACGGTGAACTAG
- a CDS encoding response regulator transcription factor, with amino-acid sequence MVVDEDAAVRAEVRSCLADRQLACREAATASEALEAALEEPPDLVLVDLYLPDQSGLGLCRTFRESPELESTPIIVLTSRASEMDRVLAFESGVDDFLAKPFYAPELGARVSAVLRGFGGRQRRDSATLSKGGEIQVDVESGRVVAGGQRVDLTPRERDLLLALLAEPGRVVRRRQLIDRLWGDEAPHSERAIDAHIKSIRRKLGAARIYLETVRGVGYRVSEEGLAASPDGAGPKN; translated from the coding sequence TTGGTCGTCGATGAGGACGCAGCAGTGCGGGCCGAGGTCCGGAGCTGTCTGGCGGATCGGCAACTCGCGTGCCGAGAGGCCGCGACTGCGAGCGAAGCGCTCGAAGCGGCTCTCGAGGAGCCGCCGGATCTCGTCTTGGTGGATCTGTACCTCCCGGACCAATCCGGCCTGGGTCTGTGCCGCACCTTCCGCGAATCGCCGGAACTGGAGTCGACTCCCATCATCGTGCTCACCAGCCGCGCGAGCGAGATGGATCGCGTGCTGGCGTTCGAATCGGGCGTCGACGATTTCCTGGCCAAGCCTTTCTACGCACCCGAACTCGGCGCCCGGGTGTCCGCCGTTCTGCGCGGGTTCGGTGGACGGCAACGACGCGACTCGGCCACGCTCTCGAAGGGCGGCGAGATCCAGGTCGATGTCGAGTCGGGCCGGGTCGTCGCCGGGGGACAGCGCGTCGACCTGACACCGCGGGAGCGGGATCTCTTGTTGGCCCTACTCGCCGAACCCGGCCGGGTGGTGCGCCGGCGTCAGCTCATCGACCGACTGTGGGGGGATGAAGCCCCGCACAGCGAACGGGCGATCGACGCGCACATCAAGAGCATCCGTCGCAAGCTGGGCGCCGCCCGGATCTACCTCGAAACCGTGCGAGGGGTCGGATATCGCGTATCCGAGGAAGGTCTGGCCGCCTCCCCGGACGGCGCGGGACCGAAGAACTAG
- a CDS encoding CHAD domain-containing protein has translation MAVAREVELKLEASTSDLRRLGTHPVVTALAVSGAVTRVLESRYFDSADDRLAAAGFALRLRRDGDTSVQTLKGGGSTVGGLFERVEIEVPFHGERPDLGRIDDGAMRAAVEETLGGAPLVERFRTEFERSTRVLGSGESAFRVDIDRGQVIAGDARMPIHEVELELVTGTPAALFEFALMLQEHFDVWMLARSKAERGHALARAEMPRAQRKGRVDLPAGANVETALGGILSHALHQWTVNADLAADGSDPEGVHQMRVGVRRLRAALRGFRKLLPQERVAVFRSELRWLGQMLGPVRDLDVFLSEVIQPLEAGCGHDEAFKRLREEALALRDECQSAATHAIRSQRHTRLALEIGSWIAAAGWRNQPVNEVSARLFDQATDYADKLLSSRRRSLKRRGATLPTTDAERHAVRLRVKRLRYLAESVRDLYPETRARRFLKPVARLQRALGRSNDCATVSRILRVLLERLGDERMPAHDQMAGFVNGWMVRHAERALADADEAWERFRSARPFWKGKARR, from the coding sequence GTGGCCGTCGCCCGCGAAGTCGAACTCAAGCTGGAAGCATCGACGTCGGATCTCCGGCGTTTGGGGACCCACCCCGTGGTCACGGCCCTCGCGGTGAGCGGCGCTGTGACCCGCGTGCTCGAGTCGCGCTACTTCGACAGCGCCGACGACCGGCTCGCCGCCGCAGGCTTCGCTTTGCGCCTCCGCCGCGATGGCGACACCTCGGTGCAGACGCTGAAAGGAGGTGGGTCCACCGTCGGGGGGCTCTTCGAGCGCGTGGAGATCGAAGTGCCGTTTCACGGCGAGCGCCCCGACCTCGGCCGCATCGACGATGGGGCGATGCGCGCGGCCGTCGAGGAGACTCTGGGAGGCGCCCCGCTGGTCGAGCGCTTCCGGACCGAGTTCGAGCGCTCCACGCGCGTGCTGGGCAGCGGCGAGTCTGCGTTCCGCGTCGACATCGATCGCGGGCAGGTGATCGCCGGCGATGCACGCATGCCGATCCACGAAGTCGAGCTCGAGCTCGTGACGGGCACGCCCGCCGCCCTCTTCGAGTTCGCGCTGATGTTGCAGGAACACTTCGACGTGTGGATGCTGGCACGGAGCAAGGCCGAGCGCGGGCATGCGCTGGCGCGCGCCGAGATGCCCCGGGCACAGCGCAAGGGACGGGTCGACCTGCCTGCAGGCGCCAATGTCGAAACGGCGCTCGGCGGCATCCTCTCCCATGCGCTGCACCAGTGGACGGTGAACGCCGACCTTGCCGCCGACGGCAGCGATCCCGAAGGGGTCCATCAGATGCGCGTCGGAGTGCGCAGGCTCCGCGCGGCGCTCCGCGGCTTCCGCAAGCTCTTGCCCCAGGAGCGGGTCGCCGTGTTCCGCTCCGAACTCCGCTGGCTCGGACAGATGCTCGGGCCCGTGCGTGATCTCGACGTGTTCCTCTCCGAAGTCATCCAGCCGCTGGAAGCCGGGTGCGGCCACGACGAAGCCTTCAAACGGCTCCGCGAGGAGGCGTTGGCCCTTCGGGACGAGTGCCAGAGCGCAGCCACCCATGCGATTCGTTCCCAGCGTCACACGCGTCTCGCCCTCGAGATCGGCAGCTGGATCGCCGCGGCGGGTTGGCGCAACCAACCGGTCAACGAGGTCTCGGCCCGGCTCTTCGATCAGGCGACGGACTACGCCGACAAACTCTTGTCTTCCCGGCGTCGGTCGCTCAAGCGACGAGGCGCAACGCTCCCGACCACGGATGCCGAGCGCCATGCCGTGCGGCTGCGCGTCAAGCGCCTGCGCTATCTCGCCGAGAGCGTTCGGGACCTCTACCCCGAAACGCGCGCCCGGCGTTTCCTGAAGCCCGTCGCGAGGCTGCAGAGGGCGCTCGGGCGCTCCAACGACTGCGCAACGGTTTCGCGAATTCTCCGGGTGCTTCTCGAGAGGCTCGGTGACGAGCGGATGCCCGCGCACGATCAGATGGCCGGTTTCGTGAATGGCTGGATGGTGCGACACGCCGAGCGGGCCCTCGCGGATGCGGACGAGGCCTGGGAACGCTTCCGGTCGGCGAGGCCCTTCTGGAAAGGGAAGGCGCGTCGGTAG
- a CDS encoding energy transducer TonB — MPTPTTYRIPDAKHEQKWSTLLGAAFAFVLFVLMALAQMLGDVEPPKQTLDETLVAFAPPEIEEVEEEPPPPPEEEEPPPELEAEPPQLSLDQLDIALNPGTGGSLAGDFAMPTIGSSASDLGTEDFVDFSDLDQTPRPMAGASLNFPRRLKKKAVSGKVVLFIQLDSDGRVLDAKVDSSTLPKFDAVVLSQVKKWKFTPPTKNGQPVKAQARLPIPINIRG; from the coding sequence ATGCCGACCCCCACGACCTACCGCATCCCCGACGCGAAGCACGAACAGAAGTGGAGCACCCTTCTCGGGGCGGCCTTCGCGTTCGTGCTGTTCGTGCTGATGGCGTTGGCACAGATGCTGGGAGACGTGGAGCCGCCGAAGCAGACGCTCGACGAGACGCTGGTGGCGTTCGCACCCCCAGAGATCGAGGAAGTCGAAGAGGAGCCGCCGCCGCCTCCCGAGGAGGAGGAGCCGCCGCCCGAGCTCGAGGCCGAGCCGCCCCAGCTCTCGCTCGACCAGCTCGACATCGCGCTCAACCCGGGCACGGGTGGCTCGCTGGCGGGTGACTTCGCCATGCCGACGATCGGATCGTCCGCGAGCGATCTCGGCACCGAGGACTTCGTCGACTTCTCCGATCTCGACCAGACGCCTCGGCCGATGGCGGGGGCGAGCCTGAACTTCCCGCGGCGCCTGAAGAAGAAGGCCGTCAGCGGGAAGGTCGTGCTGTTCATTCAGCTCGATTCGGACGGCCGCGTCCTCGACGCGAAGGTCGATTCCTCGACGCTGCCGAAGTTCGACGCCGTCGTGCTGTCCCAGGTGAAGAAGTGGAAGTTCACGCCGCCCACGAAGAACGGCCAACCGGTGAAGGCCCAGGCACGCCTCCCCATCCCGATCAACATCCGAGGCTGA